The proteins below are encoded in one region of Rhinolophus sinicus isolate RSC01 linkage group LG07, ASM3656204v1, whole genome shotgun sequence:
- the LOC141572900 gene encoding protein DPCD-like, with amino-acid sequence SRSHDSSCLCLHRYYKKFSIPDLDRYQLPLDDSLLSFAYANCTLIISYQKPKEVLLAESELQKELKKVKMAHSSDGDCKTQ; translated from the exons TCAAGGAGTCATGACTCGTCCTGCTTATGTCTCCACAGGTACTACAAGAAGTTCTCCATTCCTGACCTGGACAGATACCAGCTACCTCTGGATGACTCTTTGCTGAGCTTTGCTTATGCCAACTGCACCCTGATCATATCC TACCAGAAGCCAAAGGAGGTCCTGCTGGCGGAGTCAGAGCTGCAGAAGGAGCTGAAGAAGGTAAAGATGGCCCACAGCAGTGATGGGGACTGCAAGACCCAGTAG